The Luteolibacter arcticus genome includes the window TTTTCATCCTCCACCAGCAGCACCTCGTGGATGATCGGCACCTTGTGCTGGGTGGCCATCGACATCAGCGACTGGGTGATGGTGCCCGCAATGAGGTCGGCATGGGAGGTCGCGCCTTTCAAGATCACGCCGAGGGCGATGATGCAGGCGGGCGGGGACTCGTTGCGGTCGAGGATATTGGCGATGGTCACCGGGATCTCGAAGGCCCCCGGCACGCGGATGATATCGACGCGGGTCTGGGGCATCAGCTCGCCGAGCTCCTCGACGGTGTTATCCACCAGTGCGTCGGAGAATTGCTCATTGTACTTAGCCGCGACGATGCAGACCCGGACGCGGGGACCGATGATGCGGGGCTTGGGCGGCAAAGCCGAGGACATGGGCGGGGTATGGAGGGCGGTGGGGGAAAAGTCAACGGAAGCAACCGGAGAAAGCCGCGGCGGCCCGGAACGCATTTGAAATGCCAATCACTCCACGTTCTGGACCTGTTCCCGGATCTTCTCCAGCTCGGTTTTTGCCTCCACCACGTGTTGGGCGATGCCCGCATCGGAGGCCTTGGAGCCGATGGTATTGAACTCGCGGTGGATCTCCTGGCAGAGGAAATCGAGCGGCCGTCCCGCTGGTTCATCGCCCGCCATGTATTCGCGGAACTTCCGGAAGTGGGAGTCGAGGCGGGTGACCTCCTCGGAAATGTCGCAGCGATCGGCAAAGACGGCGATTTCCCGGAGCACGCGCTCGTCCTGCAGATCGAGTTCCAGACCTGCATCGCGCAAGCGCTTTGTGAGCACCTCGCGGTAGCGCTCGGGCCGGCCGGGGGCCAGCGTGGTAATGGCCGCGGCCGATTTTTCCAGCGCGGTGAGCCGGGTGGAGAGGTCCTTGGCGAGGTCGGTGCCCTCGGCGGAGCGCATTTCCAGCACCTGCTCGATGGCGACCTCCAGTGCGCGCTCGATGGCGCTCCAGACGGTTTCCGCGGCCAGCCCGCCGTCCTCGATGCGGATGATCCCCGCGGTGCGCAGGAAATCGCCGGCCTCGGGGGCGACATTGCGGCCGGTGTGCCGGGAGATGCACTCGAAGGCGGCCTCCAGTGCGTCCACCATGCGTAAATCCACGCTGACCGGAGCGGGCGCTCCGCTGGAGTGGTCGAATTGGACGCTGACCTGAATGCGGCCGCGGGAAATTGTATTCAGCACCGCGCGGCGGATCCGGGCTTCGAGTTCGCCCAACTCGCGCGGGAGCTGGATGACCACCTCGGCCTGCTTGCGGTTCACGCAGGCGATTTCGACCGTGGCCGTGCCCTCATCCGCCGTGGCCGAGCCCCGGCCGAATCCCGTCATGGAATGCATGCGCGGAGGCTGGAGGGACATTCGGGCCTTGGAAATGGGAAACTGGGCCTCAGAGGTCGGACATCCGCCGCTTTTCCTCGTCGGGAATACTTTCCGGCGGATCGTCGCTTTCGTCTTCGGTGGGTTTCTCGGCGGGCCCTTCGGCAGAAGTTTCGCCTTCTTGTCCGGCCTTCCAGCCCTCTTCGGAGGATGATGGATCCCAAGGTTCGCCGCGGTCTTCTTCCTCGCCGCCTTCCGGCTCGTCGCGGCCCGTCAGCAGACGCTCCATGCGTTCGCGCTCCTCGGCTTCCTCGGCGCGGCGGAGTTTCCGGGCATCCAACCACGCCAGCCAGATGCAGCCCTCGTAGAGCAGGATCATCGGTGCGGCCATCAGGCACAGCGTGAAGGCATCGGGCGTGGGGGTGATGATGGCCGCGACCACGACGATCGCCAGGATGGCGTAGGCGCGGGTGCGGCTCATGGACTCGTAACCCAGCAGGCCGATCTTCACCAGCACCATGACCACCACCGGCAGCTCGAAGGAAAGGCCGAAGAGCAGGGTGAACTGGGTGGCGAAGGTGATGTATTCGCCGATCCGCCAATCATTCGACACGCCGAGCTTCAAGCTCCACTCGTGGAAGAACACCAGTGCCCGGGGCAGCACGAAGAAGTAGGCAAAGGCGACGCCGAAGAGGAACAGGCCGAAACCGATCGCCAGCGCCGGCCACATCACCCGCTTCTCATGCGAGTGCAGGCCAGGCAACACGAACTGCAGGATGAACATCAGCAGCAGCGGGAAGGCGACGATGATGCCGGCGAAGAATGCCAGCTTCATGGAAAGCATGAAGCCCTCGGTGGGCTTCAGCGTGGACATCATCTGGACATTGCCCCGCGGGTCGATGTCGGGGCTGGCACCCTTTTCGAGCATCACTGCCAGCGCCTGGGTCACCACCGGATCGGCCTTGCTGAATTCCAGGAAAGCGGGCCGTTTCTCGACCGGGAGCACTGCCATCGCCCGTAGCATGCGCACCATCTGCACCAGGCGCTGCGTCTTGGCGTCGAATTGTGAGAGAAGGTATTCGCCGCTCTCCGGAGAAAGCCCGATCGCGGCACGCTCAATCTTTTTGGCCTGCTCCCACTCGTCGGGTTTGATCTCCTCGGGCAGGATACCCTTGGCGTGGGTCAGCCAGACCTGCTCGACCGGCTTCTTCAAGATCGCCATCAGGTCGTCTTGAAACGAGAAGCAGACGATCATCGAAATCAGCAATGTGATCACGATGCGCGTGACCATGACCCGCAGATCTTCGAGGTGATCCAGGAAAGGCTTTTCGTTATCCGGGTTCGCCTTGTCCCGCAGTTGGAAAACCTTCTTCAGCAAAAACATCGCCGGTGCGGCGGGATTCAAGGCGTGGCCCGGCCCGGTGGCAAGGGCTCATTCCCCATCGTTTGCCGGTTCCGTCATCCGGAAAGATTGCGGCTCTCCGCTGCGTCCCTGTCCAGTTCCGATGAAACCCGCCATTCTCCTCGCCCTCCTCCCGCTGGTCGCCTCGAGCGCCGAAGGCCCGTATCCCGTTGATCCTGCGTCCGCCCGCCAGGATGGCGTGCCAAAAGGGGTCACCAGCAAGCACACCTTTTCCGAAAGCAAGGTCTACCCTGGCACCGGGCGGACCTACTGGCTCCACGTCCCGGCCCAGTATGATCCGGCGAAACCGGCGTGCCTGATGGTTTTCCAAGACGGCGGCGGCTATGTGAACGAGGGCGGGGCGAACAAGGTGCCCATCGTTTTCGACAATCTCATCGCGAAAGGCGAGATGCCGGTGACCATCGGCCTGTTCGTCGATCCAGGCGTGGTGCCGGCACCGAACGGAGAGAGCCAGCCGCGTTTCAATCGCAGCTATGAGTATGATGCCTTCAGCGGGGACTACGCGCGCTTTTTGGTCGATGAGCTGATTCCGGTCGTCGCGAAGGATTATAAGATCAGTGAGAATCCCGACCACCGCGCGATCTGCGGTGCTTCTTCCGGCGGGATCGCGGCTTTCAATGTCGCGTGGCAGCGGCCGGATGCCTTCCGGCGCGTCTATTCGATGATCGGCACCTACGTCGGGCTGCGTGGCGGCGATGAATTCGCGACGCTGGTCCGCAAGACCGAGCCGAAGCCGCTGCGCGTCTTCCTGCAGGACGGCTCGAACGACCTGAACATCTACTGCGGCGACTGGTGGATGGAGAACCAGACCATGGAGCGCTCGCTGACTTTCTCCGGCTACGAGGTGAATCACGTCTGGGGCGAAGGCCCGCACTCGCATCAGCATGGTGGTGCGATCATGCCCGAGGCCCTGCGCTGGCTGTGGAAGGACTTCCCGAAGCCGGTGGCGGTGAACTACGACGCCTGCCGTAGCCGCGCGAAGGAGATGCTGGTCCCGGGCGAGGAGTGGCAGCTTGTTAGCCAGGGCCATGGTTTCACCGAAGGCCCGATCCCTGCGCCGGACGGTGGCATCTTCTTTACCGATATCCCGAAGAACATGATCCACCGCGTAGCTCCTGACGGCAGCGTGTCGGTCTTCCTCGAAAACACCCGCGGCACCAATGGTCTCGCTTTCGGCCCCGATGGCCGCTTGTATGGCTGTCGTGCCGGGAGTGGGGAGATTGTCTCTTGGGACATCGCCACCAAGGAGGAGAAGGTCCACGCCGCCGGTATCAAGGCGAATGACCTCGTCGTCGCCAATGACGGCGTCATCTACGCGACCGAGCCGGAGAAGAAGTCCGTGTGGGTCATCCGGCCGGGCGAGGAGAAGGTGCTCGGCACCAACCGCTGCAACGGCGTCAACGGCATCACCCTCACGCCCGACCAGAGCCGCGTGGAGATCGCCGATCCGAATGGCCGCTATGTCTGGTCCGCCTGTCGCGCGAAGGATGGCTCTCTAACAAACGTCCAGCCGTACCATCATCTCCACCTTCCTCCGGCCGATCCCGATCCGCGCAGCCGTGCCGATGGCTTGAAGGTCACCCGCGATGGCTGGCTGCTGGTGGCGACCGCGATGGGCATCCAGATCTGCGACCAGCCCGGTCGCGTGAACCTGATCCTGCCACCACCTCCCGGTGCCCGTATCCCATCGAACCTCTGCTTCGCCGGCCCGGACCTGAAGACGCTCTACATCACCGCGGGCGACAAGGTCTTCAAGCGCCAGACCAAGCTCACCGGCATCAAGGCATGGGAAAAGCCGGTGATGCCGCCGAAGCCGGGGTTGTGAGGGAACAGCCCGGATGCAATTGGGAGGTGATCGCTTCCGGGTGCCTCACCTTGTTAGACCACTATCTGCCTTTGATCGTCGATCATGTCCTCGGGTTGGTAGATGCCGA containing:
- a CDS encoding YicC/YloC family endoribonuclease, with protein sequence MTGFGRGSATADEGTATVEIACVNRKQAEVVIQLPRELGELEARIRRAVLNTISRGRIQVSVQFDHSSGAPAPVSVDLRMVDALEAAFECISRHTGRNVAPEAGDFLRTAGIIRIEDGGLAAETVWSAIERALEVAIEQVLEMRSAEGTDLAKDLSTRLTALEKSAAAITTLAPGRPERYREVLTKRLRDAGLELDLQDERVLREIAVFADRCDISEEVTRLDSHFRKFREYMAGDEPAGRPLDFLCQEIHREFNTIGSKASDAGIAQHVVEAKTELEKIREQVQNVE
- the ribH gene encoding 6,7-dimethyl-8-ribityllumazine synthase; protein product: MSSALPPKPRIIGPRVRVCIVAAKYNEQFSDALVDNTVEELGELMPQTRVDIIRVPGAFEIPVTIANILDRNESPPACIIALGVILKGATSHADLIAGTITQSLMSMATQHKVPIIHEVLLVEDEKQAYARCIGSNLNRGREAARVAASMVDIFHEIERTMPRVISRNA
- the tatC gene encoding twin-arginine translocase subunit TatC; its protein translation is MFLLKKVFQLRDKANPDNEKPFLDHLEDLRVMVTRIVITLLISMIVCFSFQDDLMAILKKPVEQVWLTHAKGILPEEIKPDEWEQAKKIERAAIGLSPESGEYLLSQFDAKTQRLVQMVRMLRAMAVLPVEKRPAFLEFSKADPVVTQALAVMLEKGASPDIDPRGNVQMMSTLKPTEGFMLSMKLAFFAGIIVAFPLLLMFILQFVLPGLHSHEKRVMWPALAIGFGLFLFGVAFAYFFVLPRALVFFHEWSLKLGVSNDWRIGEYITFATQFTLLFGLSFELPVVVMVLVKIGLLGYESMSRTRAYAILAIVVVAAIITPTPDAFTLCLMAAPMILLYEGCIWLAWLDARKLRRAEEAEERERMERLLTGRDEPEGGEEEDRGEPWDPSSSEEGWKAGQEGETSAEGPAEKPTEDESDDPPESIPDEEKRRMSDL
- a CDS encoding SMP-30/gluconolactonase/LRE family protein, which codes for MKPAILLALLPLVASSAEGPYPVDPASARQDGVPKGVTSKHTFSESKVYPGTGRTYWLHVPAQYDPAKPACLMVFQDGGGYVNEGGANKVPIVFDNLIAKGEMPVTIGLFVDPGVVPAPNGESQPRFNRSYEYDAFSGDYARFLVDELIPVVAKDYKISENPDHRAICGASSGGIAAFNVAWQRPDAFRRVYSMIGTYVGLRGGDEFATLVRKTEPKPLRVFLQDGSNDLNIYCGDWWMENQTMERSLTFSGYEVNHVWGEGPHSHQHGGAIMPEALRWLWKDFPKPVAVNYDACRSRAKEMLVPGEEWQLVSQGHGFTEGPIPAPDGGIFFTDIPKNMIHRVAPDGSVSVFLENTRGTNGLAFGPDGRLYGCRAGSGEIVSWDIATKEEKVHAAGIKANDLVVANDGVIYATEPEKKSVWVIRPGEEKVLGTNRCNGVNGITLTPDQSRVEIADPNGRYVWSACRAKDGSLTNVQPYHHLHLPPADPDPRSRADGLKVTRDGWLLVATAMGIQICDQPGRVNLILPPPPGARIPSNLCFAGPDLKTLYITAGDKVFKRQTKLTGIKAWEKPVMPPKPGL